The sequence below is a genomic window from Paenibacillus sp. DCT19.
GTTACGGATGTGCGCGTTACGATCCCTGCGCCTCCAGCAATACTGTCTACAATGCCTTGTTTATCAATCGCAAGATCAATGGCTTCACGAACCTTAGGATCAGCCGTGATGCTGCCTTCCGTTTGACGGAAGATCAACTGAAGTACACGTTGGATGGGTGCCTTCACGATTTTTTTGTCTGCTTCACCTTCAATACGAGCGATATCTGTAGATGGGATCGATGCAGCAACATCGACTCCGCCTGCAAGCAATTCAGATACACGTGTGGACGCTTCTGGAATTACGCGGAACACAACTTCATTCCATTTTGGCTCTCCATCAAAGTAATTCTCATTTTTCACGAGTTCAACACGATCATCTTTGTTCCATTTGCTGAACTTGTAAGGCCCTGTTCCTACCGGTTGCTTCAAGAATGCATCGATTCCGTTTTCTTCAATGTATTTAGCTGGGAGAATACCTGCGCCCATCTTGGACAGACGGTTCAAGAGCAACGGATCTGGTCCGTCAGTAATGATATCAGCAGTGTGTTCGTCCACTACCTTCACTTCAACGATGTTTTTGAAATAACTGTTTTGCTTCAATGCGCTATCTTTCGCTACACGCTCCAGCGTGTATTTTACATCGTCTGCTGTGAATGGATCTCCGTTATGGAAAGTAACGCCTTCACGCAGATTGAATCTCCACGTTGTATCATTGACTTGCTCCCAAGAAGTAGCAAGCCCAGGAACTTTTTTCTGCTCACTGTCGTTCTTGATCAAGTAATCAAACACGTTAACCAATACAGCTTCACTTGACGTGTTGTTGTTATTGTGTGGATCGAAGCTTTCAATATCAGTCGCTGCCGCAATCGTAAGCGTTGTGCTTGGTGCAGTGTCACCGCTCGCTTCACTTGATGTGGAATTCGTATCGGAATCCGTTGCTTTACTGCCGCAAGCGCTGAGCACCAATACTACAGCCAGTAGTGTAATCAACATGCTTGTCCATTGTCGTTTTCTCATTTTGCACGCTCCCCCTGAGTTGTGTTCTTATTCAAAAATTCTAAAGCAATTGTTGAAAGCATGGCTACACCATACGGCATCACGTTCTCATCCAGGTCGAACATCGGATGATGGAGTGCATAACGAGTTCGCTCTTCTTCATTCCCTGAACCTAGTCGGAAAAATACACCCGGAATTTGTTCACAGTAGAATGCAAAATCCTCGCCACCTGTGGAAGGTGGAATGCTGCTCCAGCCTTTGGCCCAATCGAGTCCGTCAACCGTTTCCCCAAGGAAATCCACCATACCCAAATCGTTAACTACAACCGGATAACCATCTCCATAAATCACTTCATGGCCTGCTCCAAACGAGCTGCATACACCGCTAACCACCTGTTCGATCAGTGCAGGCATACGTTCACGTAATGCGGGAGATAGTGTTCTCACAGTTCCGATCATCTCAACCTCATCTGCAATGGCTGTTCCCATATAGCCACCTGTAATTTTGCCAATGGTTACCACTACAGGTTCTAGCGGATCTACCATACGACTCGCGAGATTCTGCAAGGCGGTGATCACTTGAGCGGATACGGCAATCGCGTCAATACCTTCATGTGGTCTAGCAGCATGTCCGCCTTTGCCTAGAATACGAATGACCAAACGATCCGCGGAAGCAAATGCAACTCCTCTGCTCACACCAACCGTTCCAGTATCCTGACCTGGAGTCACATGAAGTCCTGCGATTGCATCAACCTTCGGATTCTCCAGCACACCATCCTGAATCATCGCGCGTGCGCCAGCAAGTCCCTCTTCAGCAGGCTGAAACACAAATTTGATGTTGCCCGATTTGGGACGACCCAGTCGGGTCAGAAGTTCAGCCGCTCCCATCAAAATGGTTGTATGAGCATCATGACCACACAAATGAGCTTTGCCTTCGATCTGTGAGCTGTACTCTACTGTTTTCTGATCCTGAATCGGTAATGCATCCATATCCGCTCGAAGTGCAAAGGTTGGTCCATCAGTCTCCCCCGTAGCAGACCAACTACTCCGGTCTTCCCAACATGGCGCGTCACTTCAAGTCCTAGACTCTCTAAGTGCGTAGCTACGATCTCCGATGTGCGATGCTCCTCGTAACCAATCTCCGGATGGCGATGAAAATCTCTCCGCCAATCTACCAAACGAGGCTGAAGTTCTTGTGCAAGCTGATATAAATCCTTTTGTTGCATTATTGCTCATTCCCTTCTTGTTGTTCCGGTGAAACCAGCCGAGAGTAAATAGCATCCGCAGAGAAAGCAATATGCTTTTTCATCGTATCGCGTGATCTAGCAGGATCATGAGCTTTCAAAGCCTCCAAAATCTCTGTATGTACACCCTGATTAAGAGAGCGAACTTGTTCGTTGTAGGGCATGAGATCCAGTGCTGGATTGATCTTGGTTCGAATCTGTCTTACCGCTGACTCCAGATAAGGGTTCCCCGATGCTTTTGCGATGGTCAGATGGAACTTAACGTCAAGTGCCCTGAACCATTCTCGCGAGCAATCCGGTTGCACGCTCTGCTCAATATAGCTTTCAAGCAACTGCAGCTCGCCTGCGGTGATCCGCTCAGCAGCCAGAAAAGCACCCTCTGGCTCAACAATCGTGCGATATTCGAACACATGTAACATTTGATCCCAGTCCCGCATAATCTCTTCCTTGGTTCGCTTATGTGCATTGGCCGTAATTGGAAGGATGAACGTACCTCCCTTGGCTCCCACACGCTTCTCGATTAAGCCTTTGGCTTCCAGAGCAGACAGCGCTTCACGTACTGTAATTCGGCTGGCATTGAAAATTTCAGCTAACTCTCTTTCGGAAGGGAGCTGATCCTCACTCAACATTTCCTTGAGTATTATGGCTTCCTCCAACTGCTCCCTAATAAATTCACTAACCTTTATTGCGGAAACTTTCTCAAATTGGAAAGTCTGTTGGTTAAGCATATTCACCCTCCGATTGATCTATTGTCTAAACCTTATACCATTAAACTTATACTCTTAATATAATTCCGAGTAAACAGATATGCAATCATTTTTTTTCGAAATTCACCACATATATTTCTTAATCGACAATTCCGTTCACGTATTCGTTCACTTTTGGCGACTCCATCTGTTCTATCTGCCCTCCAATGACAGCTAGAGCCTGTTGAAGATCAGCAATGATATCCTGAACGTCCTCCAGTCCAATAGACAAGCGGATTAAACCATCCGTAATTCCAAACTGCAGTCTTTCCTCTGGGGAATGGAGAAATGTGTCATCGTTGCAGGGTGCTGCACCAATGTCTCAGGATCACCAAGGCTGAAGGAAATTAAAATGAGCTTCAGTTGATTCATAAATGCCTTTGCCGCCTCAAGCCCTCCCATGACCTCAAACGAAACAACCCACCCATGTCATCCATCTGTTGCTTCGCCAATTCATGCTGAGGATGAGACGTGAGCCCTGGATAATGCAAGGCTTGAACATGCGGATGTGCAGCTAGAAATTCTGCAACCTTACGTGCATTTTCGCAATGCGCACGTACACGAAGACCAAGCGTTTTCAATCCTCTTAGAATGAGAAATGATTCCCATGCGTTTAAATTTTGACCGAGGTCACCCGCTATTCTTTTACGGATAAATTCAATAACTTTGCTAGAAGCGACGACAACACCTGCGACGACATCTCCATGACCGTTCAGATACTTGGTTGCACTATGCACAACAACATCAGCCCCAAGTTCAAGCGGACGCTGAAGATATGGTGTCATAAATGTATTATCTACAATGAGTGGAATGCCTCGGGAATTAGCAATCTTGGCAATCTGCTTCAGATCCAGAATCGTTAACAACGGGTTAGATGGTGTCTCTACATAAATGGCTTTAGTATTCTCTTGAATGGACAGCTCCAAAGCCTCAAGGTTCGTACAGTCCACGAAGTCATGGCTAATACCAAAGCGAGCGCCCATCTGAGTGACAAAGTTATATGTGCCCCATAAATATCTTTCGTTACAACGACATGATCACCATGTTGCAAAAAAGCCAACAACGCGGATGAGATCGCTGCCATCCCACTGCTTAAAGCAATCGCGTCCTCTCCACTTTCCAACTCCGCAATTTTTAACTCCAACGTGCGAGTGGTTGGATTACCATATCTTCCATAGAACGTACCTTCCACTTGTCCCGATACAACGGCTGCGGCAGCATCAGCATTCGGGAACGCATATGCAACAGCGGGAACGATTGGTTGAGAGACCGCGCCTGTACACTCATCCGGTTGATGGCCTACGTGAACCACCTTCGTATCAAACTTCCATGCATCCTTCATATACTCTCTCCATTCTGTTATAGCGTTTCTATGAATCAAACCTATAAGGTATAAACCTTAAACCATTTATTTGTTTCAATATATACTTCGCCGTTTATAGCGTCAACAACATTAATGCTAGAGGATCAATACAAACAAAGAAAAGTCTCCAGCACAGCTATTGGAGGAGTGCACCATCGTAAAATTCAACTGCATGTTATTCATGGAACATATACACTCAAATGCAAAAGAAAAAGCCCCGCCCCTTCTTATTCGAAAGGGTTGGGGGCTGGTAATTGCGTTTACACTTTGAACTCAATCGGTATTATGTGGTAGGTTCAGCACCGCTTTCAGCTTCTGATGGCAATTCTGCATCGTCTGCCAGTACATCAGGAATTTCGGAAGGTGACTCGGCAACGTTAGGTGCAGAAACGTACAAACGTCCAGCTGCTTCAATCTCTGTTTCATTGCCTGCAGCATCACGAACTTTGATCACAATAACGCCACCCTCCAGAACCAATGATTCAGGTGTTGTATAGGTTCCTGTATAATGTCCCGGGGAGCTTTCTGTCAATGGAATTCCCGCTCTTGCTTGTAGATCGAGTGGCAATTCAATTCGGAACGAAGCCTGCAAATTCGGTACACTTTCAAACGAAACAGTGACGCTCTCGCCAGAGGTAATACGAACATCTTCAGCCGGCGTTACATTCGTTATTTCAGGCAGTGCAGTCTCTACATGTACGATTCGAGTAATCGTGGTTGTGTTTCCTGCAAGATCTTTGGCTGTAATGGTAATCGTGTTCTTGCCTTCATTCACAAGTACCCGGTGACTGAAGCTTCGATCTTGGCCAACTGCGATTTTCTGTCCATTCACAGTCACCGTATCCAGGAATTGCTCCTGTACATTGCCTGTGACATGAACGACTTCAGCGTTTGTACGACTACCCTCTTCAGGTGTAAGGATGTTTAATACTGGCGCTGTCTTGTCCAGGATCACGACAACTGGAAGAGAGCGATCGGTTGCTTTTCCGTTCACGATCACCTCTGCCGTGAGTGCGTTCACACCTGGCTGAAGGTTCACTTCGAGCGTGAATTTACCATTGACAACCTGAGCCGTACCTACAGCTTTTCCACCATTGTAGATGCGAGCCTCTGCTCCAGAAGCTGGGGAAGTGCCGTTCACGGTGATTTTCGTTTTATTCGTATATGTTCCTTTCACGGAAGTCGTGATAACCGGTGCATTGACTGGATATTTAACGACAGCACGGATCATATAATTGCCTTCTTCGGCAGGAGCTGTCGTCCAGTTACCATTCACTCGCTGCCAACTGCGACCTGCATTTGCTCCCGTCTCGTCAGTTGCCAGTCCAGGCGCTCGGGTGCCTTCGGTTGTCTGAACATACACGATGTAGAAGTCTCCTTCTACCACCACGGATTCAGGGAAATCAACGGTTGTCCACTGATCATTGCGTAGTGCTGTTCCATCAAAAGGTCCTGCAAGCAAGCGGCCAGGTGCACCAGCAGCACCGCTCGCATCATATACAGCGTATTGGAATGATGTTCCACCTGGCTGAGGCCATTCCGTATTCCAGAATCGGAAGGATGCCCCGTAAGTTGAGCCGTAGCCAAGTCTGGTGTCATGCGCACAGCCCAAGCATTATTGGCTGCTACAAAAGCTCTCGCATTTTCGGCTGTTCCATCATCATAAGCAATTTCCCCAGGGAATCCGATAAACGGCTTCAGCGTAACATTGGATTGCACTGTCCCATTGCCAGGCACGGTTACGTTCACCTTTTTACTGTAATAATCCGTTGCAACTATGGACAGCGTATAGGTTCCCTCTAATACTTCAAGTACAAAACTACCGTCTGTACCCGTACGAATTGCCCCTACCTGAGCGTCTTCGAGCACGAGAACCGTTGCTCCAGCAATCGGTTTACCTGTGCGTTCGTCTGTCACAATCCCTTTCACTTGCCCATGAGGTATCGCTTCCAGATTGAAGTTAGCTTTTGCGCCTCCACCATCTGTAATGGTGACTCGTTCAGTGCGTGGATAATATCCATACGCCTCTGCCTTCAAGGTGTATTCACCTGCGACGTGGGTGAAGCTGTATCTGCCAGTCGCCGAATCTGTTTTCACAGAACGTCCTGTCTCCAGCACGGTAACCGTAGCACTCGCAGGCAAGCTTTGTGGTGAAACGGAACCGTCTTGCGGCTGTTCTTGTTTAGGCGCTTCTTGCTTCGTTTTATTAAATTCATATTTATCCGTACGTGTGACCTTATACCAAGGATTGTCGTAAACTGGTTTTGGCTTGTCTCCGCTGAGCACAACCGCATGGTCATCCGTTAACGTAGTGGTTGCAGTACCTAGAATACGAAAATCATCAATGTACCAGCCTTGCTTCACAACACTATTGTCCGAGGTTAAACGGAATCGGAATTGAGCTTCATGGCCGGTGAAGGCATTCAGATCATAAAATACCGGCGTCCATTGCTTTCCAATCGTATTGTGTGAAAATTTGCCCAGCTCAGTCCAGGTTGCACCACCATCTATTGTTGCTTCCACGTAACCGTAGTCGTATCCACCCTCAATTTCATACCAGTGGTTAAATGTCAGCGTCGCTTCAGGAAGCTCTGTCAGGTCAACAACGGGAGATACGAGAGAATAATTTGAACCATTCTCATACGTACTATCCAGATCGGTTGCCCAAACATTCGGTGCAGATACAGCACTTGCAGGTCCGTTAACCGGGACTCCACGTTCCCACTCATCCTTCGTTCCCGCATGTGTCCATCCGTTATCTGAATCACCGTCGAACGACTCGCTATAGATATCTTCAGGCACTTCGACAGTCACGGATACTTCATTGGATTTATCACTTTCGTTCCCACTGTAATCCAGTGCCGCAACGGTGTAATAATACGTTGTATCGGTTACGGTGGCGGTGTCTATAAATGTTGTTGCCGTTGTATCGCCGATGGCCTCGTAATCTGCACCAGAGCTTGATGAACGATAGACCACATAAGATTTCAGATCTTCATCCTCCGGCCCTGTCCAAGACAAGGTTACATTGCCTAAAATATCTTTCGTTGCTGCCAAAGCACTAGGTGCTTCAGGAGCAATATCATCTGGTGCTTGGACGGAGAAGTCATCGATGTACCATCCTGCTTTTTGAATCGAATTATCACTGGTCAGATTAAATTTGATAAATACCTGCTGTCCTGCATATGCTCTTAAATCCACGAACTGCGTTTTCCAATCTCCCCAGCTCCCGAGAAGCTGAGTATCTCTTCAAAAGCAAAATCACGATCTTCTGTTGCGATGTATACTTTGCCAAAATCGATATTATTCTCTAGATCGTACCAATGCTTGAAGGATAGAATCGCCCCTTCTGGACTTTCGGTCAGATCAATAGGCGGTGCGAGCAAATAAGCATTACTATTCGCTGCATAAGTACCTTCCAGATTAGTTGCAATTAGCTTATCGCCCGAGTATGCACCTTTGGGACCGCTGGTTGGTGCCCCCATGCCCACGTATTGCCAGGCCCTCCGGAAGTGAATCCAAGATCATTTTCCTCGAAATCCTGAATATATCCCGGTTGAACGCCATTCGACACAGTGACGTCATACACTTTACTGTCGAAACCGTTATTGCCATAATCGTTAACTCGAATATAATATTCTAACCCAGGTGACTCCACTAAAAATGAAGGTATCG
It includes:
- a CDS encoding ABC transporter substrate-binding protein is translated as MRKRQWTSMLITLLAVVLVLSACGSKATDSDTNSTSSEASGDTAPSTTLTIAAATDIESFDPHNNNNTSSEAVLVNVFDYLIKNDSEQKKVPGLATSWEQVNDTTWRFNLREGVTFHNGDPFTADDVKYTLERVAKDSALKQNSYFKNIVEVKVVDEHTADIITDGPDPLLLNRLSKMGAGILPAKYIEENGIDAFLKQPVGTGPYKFSKWNKDDRVELVKNENYFDGEPKWNEVVFRVIPEASTRVSELLAGGVDVAASIPSTDIARIEGEADKKIVKAPIQRVLQLIFRQTEGSITADPKVREAIDLAIDKQGIVDSIAGGAGIVTRTSVTPGNFGADPSLYKTSLYDLEKAKQLLSDAGYAEGEAEMTISVSSQYKEQAEVVSAMLEQAGFKINLDVLEPSAFSERYSSKSFKEIFMIGIGNSLFDASNNYNRYMAEEAKGESDYNNPEVEKLLQSALVNMDPEAREKEYQQVQQIFAEERPAVYLYQMEGVYGTNANVNFAPRSDEMFYADEITPAAK
- a CDS encoding FadR/GntR family transcriptional regulator, translated to MLNQQTFQFEKVSAIKVSEFIREQLEEAIILKEMLSEDQLPSERELAEIFNASRITVREALSALEAKGLIEKRVGAKGGTFILPITANAHKRTKEEIMRDWDQMLHVFEYRTIVEPEGAFLAAERITAGELQLLESYIEQSVQPDCSREWFRALDVKFHLTIAKASGNPYLESAVRQIRTKINPALDLMPYNEQVRSLNQGVHTEILEALKAHDPARSRDTMKKHIAFSADAIYSRLVSPEQQEGNEQ